TTCACCATATATGTTTTTTATGAAGCACGGAAACCTTACTATTGCCGGAAGCTCACCTGAGATTCATGTTAAGGTTGAACATAATACAGCAACATTGAGGCCAATTGCAGGAACTATCGCCCAGGGTAAAACACGAAAAGAAAATATCAAAAACAAACAGCTGTTGCTTGAAAATGAAAAGGAACGCGCCGAACACTTGATGCTGGTTGACCTTGCACGAAATGACCTTGGGATCATTGCGCATCCTGGCAGTGTAAAAGTAACACAATTCATGCAACCTGAAGATTATTCACATGTCATTCATCTTGTTTCAAATGTTACGGCTACACTTGATAGCGGGATAAGCTTAAGCGATGTGTTGCGCCACAGCTTCCCCGCTGGCACAGTGAGCGGTGCACCAAAAGTTCGTGCCATTGAGATTATTGACCAGCTTGAACCTCACCCACGCGGTATCTACGCTGGCTGTGTTGGTTACATTGGATTTAACAATACTATGGACACCTGCATCACCATACGCACCGCAGTGTTTTCACCACAATGCTCATTTTTACAAGCCGGTGCAGGCATAGTGTACGACAGCATCCCGCAAAATGAATACAATGAAATTGTACACAAACTTAAGGCGCTTTCGGTAAGCCTGCCTTTTGCAAAAATTAATTCATCATTAAAGGAGATTGTGTGATGTTCTGTATTATTGACAACTATGATTCATTTACCTACAACCTTGTGGAATACATGCGCATACTGGGCCATGATGTTGAGGTATTTAAAAACGATGTGTTGTTTGATTCAATTAATTTCCAGCGCTACTTAGGCATCATTCTTTCACCAGGACCTTCATCACCACAAAATTCAGGAATTACACTACCCATCATAGAAAAAGTAAGCAACATTCCCATTTTTGGTGTGTGTTTAGGGATGCAAGCAATTGGCTATGTATATGGCGGGGCGATAGTTCATGCTAAAAATATCATGCATGGTAAAACTGATACCATTGAACATTATGGTGGAAAACTTTTTGAAAATATACCGCACCGTTTCACAGCAGTTCGTTACCATTCGCTTGTGGTAAGTCAGGAAAATTTTCCTAGTTGCCTAACCATTGAAGCACGTTCTAGCGACGGTGAGATAATGGCACTGTCGCATAAAACTAAATTTATATGGGGTGTACAGTTCCACCCCGAATC
Above is a window of Spirochaetota bacterium DNA encoding:
- a CDS encoding aminodeoxychorismate/anthranilate synthase component II — translated: MFCIIDNYDSFTYNLVEYMRILGHDVEVFKNDVLFDSINFQRYLGIILSPGPSSPQNSGITLPIIEKVSNIPIFGVCLGMQAIGYVYGGAIVHAKNIMHGKTDTIEHYGGKLFENIPHRFTAVRYHSLVVSQENFPSCLTIEARSSDGEIMALSHKTKFIWGVQFHPESYASEYGLQILKNFIGGCYEYRSAYSSHN